A single Arachnia propionica DNA region contains:
- a CDS encoding alpha/beta hydrolase, with protein sequence MSIATLLKEHSIELPGYSEVSIESGRAPITLSIWEAEQDAAPTVVFVPGTMTHPLFYSPFLDAVSRHGYHVVGIHPLSHGRSPRVIRRFTLDDMIGNVRDAVGYACARFPGAVGLMGSSQGGVLTLLAAGGEHRIRAAFPHNVLFTPLRESLSVTRFPNALGVAYPVIRRIIAAAGRVLPGLQVPMSFYLDVDKIFSEQEWRDEFYRDPLGLTSYPVSFLSSLFATDMPALVDGSITCPVVAFVSMGDPLFTRGYSRLVYERLVAPGKQLVELPADHHLILNERIENVTPTVLAALDDHLR encoded by the coding sequence ATGAGCATCGCAACACTGCTGAAAGAGCACTCGATCGAGCTTCCCGGCTACTCGGAGGTCTCGATCGAATCGGGCAGGGCCCCCATCACGCTGTCCATCTGGGAGGCCGAGCAGGACGCGGCGCCGACGGTCGTGTTCGTCCCGGGCACCATGACCCACCCCCTGTTCTACAGCCCCTTCCTGGATGCGGTCAGCCGGCACGGCTACCACGTGGTCGGCATCCACCCGCTGTCTCACGGGCGCAGCCCCCGGGTCATCCGACGGTTCACCCTCGACGACATGATCGGGAACGTCCGGGACGCGGTGGGTTATGCCTGTGCCCGTTTCCCCGGTGCGGTCGGCCTGATGGGGTCGAGCCAGGGTGGTGTCCTCACCCTGCTGGCCGCCGGCGGTGAGCACCGAATCCGGGCCGCTTTTCCGCACAACGTCTTGTTCACGCCCCTGCGTGAATCCCTGTCGGTCACACGCTTCCCCAATGCGCTCGGTGTGGCTTACCCGGTGATCCGGCGGATCATCGCTGCGGCCGGCCGGGTGCTGCCCGGGTTGCAGGTACCGATGAGTTTCTACCTCGACGTCGACAAGATCTTCTCCGAGCAGGAGTGGCGCGACGAGTTCTACCGGGATCCTCTGGGGCTCACCTCCTACCCGGTGAGTTTCCTGTCAAGCCTGTTCGCGACCGACATGCCGGCTCTCGTCGATGGCAGCATCACCTGCCCGGTGGTGGCGTTCGTGTCGATGGGTGATCCCCTGTTCACCCGGGGCTACAGCCGCTTGGTCTACGAGCGGCTGGTGGCGCCCGGGAAGCAGCTGGTCGAGTTGCCCGCCGATCACCACCTGATCCTCAACGAGCGGATTGAGAACGTCACCCCGACGGTGCTGGCCGCCCTGGACGACCACCTCAGGTAG
- a CDS encoding condensation domain-containing protein produces MMMLREMAEKYGYLESPRGGFSFPLTPQQNYYIDRSLAGNGIPQITSGTHIRGPLDVNRLERAIARLINQSDCLRVRFKRADGEIVQQVVSCVDFQLEVRAASGSTGEERLIDAQRQAIIGFKREIDPFSEDQFAFCLYQIDRNEFLFTFSMGHALLDGISMFLLLDRLFRYYNADDSGPYVEEPSFVRYAQWLADFRNSPAGEQQMDFWDRRHAEIRDLPFAAPGPIADEQSVGPCEITFQREVLEAFARKARTSTANLLVTALHLALDKVFGVTDSAFTLASANRSHSEFSQVAGLLVRGVPHQLKVSEGQTCGELLSLCMRHTSELVANQDLCSMNLTKSAFTSHNFTQQMTLIPGLEMTPWIPEFHQEYGLLLFEHWNLLDEVRVTFRGDLKIFNTGQVRQIAEETRVAIQFLMEHLEEPVSGYLAAKSEEMRLNIPERVLSVWLQELQLERIESDDSFFDLGGNSLIASRVADQLSRDLGIEVAIADLFEFDTLEVFTKMIIDKVPTDS; encoded by the coding sequence ATGATGATGCTTCGGGAGATGGCGGAGAAATATGGTTATCTGGAGTCTCCTCGTGGAGGATTCTCCTTCCCTCTCACTCCTCAGCAGAACTACTATATCGACAGAAGTTTGGCGGGAAACGGGATTCCTCAGATTACTTCTGGTACCCACATCAGAGGGCCGCTCGATGTAAATCGGTTGGAACGCGCAATCGCTCGATTGATCAATCAATCGGACTGTCTTCGTGTTCGGTTCAAGCGCGCTGATGGCGAGATCGTTCAACAGGTGGTGAGTTGCGTTGACTTCCAGCTGGAAGTCAGGGCTGCTTCCGGAAGCACCGGCGAGGAGCGCCTGATCGATGCGCAGCGACAGGCGATCATCGGCTTCAAACGTGAGATCGATCCCTTCAGCGAGGACCAGTTCGCTTTTTGTCTCTATCAGATCGATCGCAACGAGTTCTTGTTCACGTTCAGCATGGGACATGCTCTTTTGGATGGCATCTCCATGTTCCTTCTCCTGGATCGACTCTTCCGGTATTACAATGCCGATGACAGTGGCCCCTATGTCGAAGAGCCGAGCTTCGTGAGATATGCACAATGGCTGGCCGACTTTCGAAATTCCCCTGCGGGAGAACAGCAGATGGATTTTTGGGATCGCCGCCATGCGGAGATCCGCGACCTTCCTTTTGCGGCTCCGGGTCCAATCGCTGACGAACAGAGCGTCGGGCCGTGCGAAATCACCTTCCAGCGGGAAGTGTTGGAGGCCTTCGCCCGGAAGGCGCGAACCTCGACGGCGAACCTGCTCGTAACGGCACTTCATCTTGCCTTGGACAAGGTATTTGGGGTGACTGATTCCGCCTTCACTCTGGCGAGCGCGAACCGCAGCCATTCCGAGTTCTCCCAAGTGGCCGGACTTCTCGTTCGAGGAGTTCCCCATCAACTCAAAGTTTCCGAGGGGCAGACTTGCGGTGAGCTGCTTTCCTTGTGCATGCGTCACACTTCCGAGCTCGTGGCCAATCAGGATCTGTGCTCAATGAATTTGACCAAGTCTGCGTTCACCTCGCACAACTTCACTCAGCAGATGACCCTGATCCCCGGCCTCGAAATGACTCCTTGGATCCCGGAATTTCATCAGGAATACGGCCTGCTGCTCTTTGAACACTGGAACCTCCTTGACGAGGTGCGTGTCACTTTCCGCGGTGACCTGAAAATATTCAACACCGGACAGGTCAGGCAAATTGCTGAGGAGACGAGGGTGGCAATTCAATTCCTGATGGAACATCTCGAAGAGCCGGTGTCGGGATATCTGGCGGCGAAATCCGAGGAGATGCGGCTGAACATTCCGGAGAGGGTGCTTTCCGTCTGGCTTCAGGAATTGCAGCTGGAGCGGATCGAGAGCGACGATTCCTTCTTCGACCTCGGAGGTAATTCGTTGATTGCCAGTAGGGTGGCGGATCAGCTCTCCCGCGATCTGGGAATTGAGGTGGCCATTGCGGACCTCTTTGAGTTTGACACCCTGGAGGTGTTCACCAAGATGATCATTGACAAGGTGCCGACCGATTCCTGA
- a CDS encoding thioesterase II family protein codes for MPSEWVNHARITDGAQVNLLCFTYAGGSPSLFAPWKKYIPDSINVYPILYPMREKRRQEMLPEDTSVLAARILSEAPEIFDRPVAFFGHCTGSMIAYQTALGMRGRFNDPLLFIASSAESPRRTRIAEAIVNGEGVALSDDEILSRLVEWGVIGADFAANSKFVEYYLPIYKADLTMLARSKSEEPVPLACPVSVLRGADDATVTIEGLADWREYTSVSITQHEFPGGHFYYTDDIQPLTSYITRSIIDVVGKKG; via the coding sequence ATGCCGAGTGAGTGGGTGAACCATGCACGCATCACTGACGGGGCGCAGGTGAATCTTCTGTGTTTCACCTACGCCGGGGGAAGCCCAAGCCTGTTTGCTCCTTGGAAGAAGTACATCCCAGACAGCATCAATGTGTATCCGATCCTGTATCCGATGCGAGAGAAGCGCCGCCAGGAAATGTTACCCGAGGACACCTCGGTCTTGGCGGCTCGCATTTTGAGCGAGGCCCCAGAAATCTTCGATCGTCCAGTAGCTTTCTTCGGGCACTGCACCGGCTCGATGATTGCCTATCAGACGGCACTGGGTATGCGCGGTCGTTTCAATGATCCCTTGCTCTTCATCGCATCCAGTGCTGAGTCTCCGCGCCGTACGCGAATAGCTGAAGCCATCGTCAACGGTGAGGGAGTCGCCCTGTCCGACGACGAGATCCTGAGTCGACTGGTCGAGTGGGGAGTTATTGGCGCCGACTTTGCCGCCAATTCTAAATTCGTCGAGTACTACCTGCCAATCTACAAGGCTGATTTGACGATGCTCGCCCGATCGAAATCGGAGGAACCCGTCCCGCTTGCGTGCCCGGTCTCGGTCCTGCGAGGAGCGGATGATGCGACTGTGACCATTGAAGGACTGGCCGACTGGCGTGAGTACACCAGCGTCTCCATTACTCAGCACGAGTTCCCCGGTGGTCATTTCTACTACACTGATGATATCCAACCCTTGACAAGCTATATCACGCGATCGATAATTGATGTGGTGGGAAAGAAAGGATGA
- a CDS encoding non-ribosomal peptide synthetase — MTVDKSPRRLILDLAERGISLRASGDKLAFTAPRGVLTEDQRDALRQAKPEILAELTARENASIVPDPANRHLPFPLTDIQTAYLVGRNEAYDWGGVACQIYMELSYGDLDPKRVEETWRRLIDRHEMLRCVIDAAGSQRILNDVGKLSIPCGEGLRHLEEQRAALSNRLGDPGVWPLFAVAITQLPDRAVMHFSMEFIIADWTSIWMLLREFEAEYFSPEIPLPEIRLSFRDYIDAHQRIRSTVDRDLDQLYWKGKLDHLPPAPHLPILASAQRKGRGCFRRYNSCLPMNEWNALRRRSRKWNLTPTAVILTAYAKVLERWNDRPDLTLNLTALNRPGLHPEIGNIMGDFTQNVLVETDFTRSRSFREEAQTTLKTLFDNLDHQSFTGVEVLRDLANRFGRDAAFMPYVFTSAIGLQNNDQSLRLRGRIGEGISQTPQVFIDCQVMDTNDELLINWDVREGVFHPGIIEDCFTAFVEFLHELATRDESWERKGRLPLPAWQLRVREQVNDTTCPLPHHLLHETVITQARNFPDRMAIADGRDITTYGELMKQAAGIAASLRELGILPGQRVGVGMTKSALQMAACLAVLSVGGCYVPMDADGPDKRNRGIVAVTQMACVLTTSTDEAPWMAETTVVHVEGLRGNPEELSVEGDEKNIAYIIFTSGSTGEPKGVAISHRAAVNTIEDINQRFSVTSEDRILGLSRLNFDLSVYDLFGVLSAGGAVIHPEPRNLTNPIHWAELIQEWDVTLWNSVPALMQLLVDSLEEGNNKSLNSLRAVLLSGDWIPLALPERIQQVMPEANIVSLGGATEASIWSIHYPWEGNEPHWVSIPYGKPLLNQGFHVLDDRLYDCPVGVPGQLAITGVGLADGYIGDPALTAKQFPVLPQNEERAYLTGDMGRYLPDGNIEFLGRRDSQVKIRGYRIELGEIEAAFTADPEVVAAAAFVVERAGEKQIQAVLQTSVPPGDILAFESSWIARLRDTLPSYMIPRRVGWCPRFPLTSNGKVDRTALPEMISHSSENLSGDPEKPVTSTQMLVSDTCCELLEIDKLGLDESLYDVGADSMTMNRIAIRLSDSPGCTTTFEDILVALLNESTVAAVSRVIETKNDDSEVSHAE; from the coding sequence ATGACCGTCGACAAATCCCCTCGACGACTAATTTTGGATCTGGCGGAGCGCGGGATATCTCTGCGTGCTTCCGGGGACAAGCTGGCTTTCACAGCTCCTCGGGGAGTCCTCACGGAGGACCAGCGCGACGCGTTGAGGCAGGCCAAACCGGAAATCTTGGCCGAGCTGACAGCCCGAGAGAATGCAAGCATCGTTCCGGACCCGGCAAATCGCCATCTTCCTTTTCCCCTGACGGATATTCAGACCGCTTACCTGGTTGGGAGAAATGAGGCATACGACTGGGGTGGTGTCGCCTGCCAGATATACATGGAGTTGAGCTATGGGGATCTCGACCCGAAAAGGGTGGAAGAGACGTGGCGTAGGCTGATCGATCGACATGAGATGCTGCGCTGCGTCATTGACGCAGCCGGGTCACAGCGAATCCTGAATGATGTCGGCAAGCTGTCGATCCCATGCGGGGAGGGCCTCCGGCATCTGGAAGAACAGCGCGCCGCTCTCAGCAATCGCTTGGGAGATCCCGGGGTCTGGCCGTTGTTTGCCGTTGCGATCACCCAGTTGCCTGATAGAGCCGTGATGCATTTCTCGATGGAGTTCATTATTGCGGACTGGACCAGCATCTGGATGCTGCTCAGAGAATTCGAGGCGGAGTACTTCAGTCCAGAAATCCCGCTGCCCGAAATCAGGCTGAGCTTCCGTGATTACATCGACGCCCACCAACGTATCCGTTCAACTGTAGATCGCGACCTCGACCAGCTGTACTGGAAGGGGAAACTTGATCACTTGCCGCCAGCTCCACACTTGCCGATTCTTGCCTCTGCCCAGAGAAAGGGGCGTGGATGTTTTCGGCGATATAATTCATGTCTGCCGATGAATGAATGGAATGCTCTCCGGCGTCGTTCGCGCAAGTGGAACCTCACCCCTACTGCTGTAATATTAACTGCTTATGCAAAGGTTCTGGAGCGTTGGAATGATCGTCCGGATCTGACCCTCAACCTGACTGCTCTCAATCGTCCGGGTCTGCATCCCGAAATCGGCAACATCATGGGGGATTTCACCCAGAACGTACTGGTCGAAACCGATTTCACCAGGTCACGCAGCTTCCGTGAAGAAGCCCAAACCACCTTGAAAACCCTCTTCGACAACCTCGATCACCAGTCCTTCACCGGTGTCGAGGTGTTGCGAGACCTGGCGAATCGATTTGGCCGTGATGCGGCATTCATGCCCTATGTCTTCACGAGTGCAATTGGATTGCAGAACAACGACCAGTCCCTCAGGCTGCGCGGCCGGATAGGCGAAGGAATCAGCCAGACCCCGCAGGTTTTCATCGACTGTCAGGTCATGGACACCAATGATGAGCTGCTCATCAACTGGGATGTTCGTGAAGGAGTCTTCCATCCCGGAATCATCGAGGACTGTTTCACGGCTTTCGTGGAGTTTCTTCACGAGCTTGCCACTCGGGACGAGAGCTGGGAAAGAAAAGGGCGTCTTCCGCTCCCGGCGTGGCAGCTCCGGGTGCGTGAACAGGTGAACGACACCACCTGCCCGCTGCCCCATCATCTTCTGCACGAAACGGTCATCACCCAGGCGCGCAACTTCCCGGACAGGATGGCCATTGCCGATGGACGTGATATCACGACCTATGGAGAGCTGATGAAGCAGGCGGCCGGAATAGCCGCGAGCCTCCGCGAACTAGGTATCCTGCCAGGACAACGCGTAGGGGTTGGGATGACCAAGAGCGCGCTGCAGATGGCCGCTTGCCTGGCCGTCCTGTCGGTTGGGGGCTGCTATGTCCCGATGGACGCGGATGGCCCGGACAAACGAAATCGTGGAATAGTTGCCGTCACCCAGATGGCATGTGTGCTGACCACCAGCACCGACGAAGCACCATGGATGGCAGAAACTACCGTGGTGCATGTCGAAGGACTGCGTGGAAACCCGGAGGAACTAAGTGTCGAGGGAGACGAGAAGAACATTGCCTACATAATCTTCACCTCGGGCTCCACGGGGGAGCCGAAAGGCGTGGCGATCAGCCACCGTGCGGCTGTCAACACCATCGAAGACATCAACCAACGTTTCAGCGTCACAAGTGAAGATCGGATTTTGGGACTTTCGCGGCTGAACTTCGATCTGTCCGTCTATGATCTCTTCGGTGTCCTGTCGGCTGGTGGAGCAGTAATCCATCCAGAGCCAAGAAATCTGACCAATCCGATTCACTGGGCCGAGCTGATCCAAGAGTGGGATGTCACCCTGTGGAACAGTGTCCCGGCATTGATGCAACTGCTGGTGGATTCTCTGGAAGAAGGCAACAACAAATCTCTCAATTCACTCCGGGCCGTACTGCTGTCGGGAGACTGGATTCCCCTCGCTTTGCCTGAACGCATCCAGCAGGTGATGCCCGAAGCGAACATAGTGAGTCTGGGGGGAGCAACCGAGGCGTCTATCTGGTCCATTCATTATCCTTGGGAAGGGAACGAACCCCACTGGGTGAGCATCCCCTATGGAAAGCCTTTGCTGAACCAAGGGTTCCATGTGCTGGATGATCGCCTATACGATTGCCCCGTTGGCGTTCCGGGGCAACTGGCCATCACCGGGGTGGGGCTGGCTGATGGGTACATAGGAGATCCGGCTCTCACGGCCAAGCAGTTCCCTGTTCTTCCACAAAACGAAGAACGAGCATATCTAACAGGAGACATGGGGCGCTACTTGCCCGACGGGAACATCGAATTCCTCGGCAGACGTGATTCGCAGGTAAAGATCAGGGGCTACCGGATCGAACTCGGTGAGATCGAAGCCGCATTCACCGCTGATCCAGAGGTGGTGGCCGCGGCGGCTTTTGTGGTTGAGCGTGCTGGCGAGAAGCAGATACAAGCAGTCCTCCAGACCTCGGTTCCCCCCGGCGACATTCTTGCCTTTGAGAGTTCTTGGATCGCGAGGCTCAGGGACACGCTACCCAGCTACATGATTCCTCGTCGGGTCGGATGGTGCCCAAGATTTCCGCTCACCAGCAACGGGAAGGTTGACCGAACCGCTCTGCCCGAAATGATCAGTCACTCTTCTGAGAATCTTTCAGGAGACCCCGAGAAGCCGGTCACATCCACGCAGATGCTCGTCTCAGATACCTGCTGTGAGCTCTTGGAAATTGACAAGTTGGGTCTCGACGAGAGTCTCTATGACGTGGGTGCCGATTCGATGACCATGAACCGGATCGCAATCAGGCTGAGTGATTCGCCCGGTTGTACGACTACTTTTGAAGACATACTCGTTGCACTGTTGAATGAGTCGACGGTGGCGGCCGTGTCCAGGGTGATCGAAACCAAGAACGATGATTCGGAGGTCAGCCATGCCGAGTGA
- a CDS encoding NAD-dependent epimerase/dehydratase family protein: protein MRYQSTAFPETRFGIIGATGAIGGRTAEILRSRGHEALLAGRNPDTVMAESGCFRWVNVHDHEAMDDFVAETDVVINCSGPSCETSLCVLKTATKFNRPLVDVGENLLTMNLKPPIPVIAGAGCIPGLSGVAAMAAAAAATAGGHLISVYSVRDIFTPSGAKDFLRGIDRKPAAEIIALMRNPKSLINRLNSSGASGFRALNFPCRIAPYQNEETKRLSGFRGFDDAEWYSALAGGVDASIQLMKIINQYHVEPDGATDDLIAFSRESVSRYGRGVDLLIDFIARDGRHATVSLRGTGQSGLSATMAAAMAEIIATTRVAPGIWTPAQVTDPRQLLARIKELAPATQLVCGMDEDIHQFSCEEAT, encoded by the coding sequence ATGAGGTACCAATCAACAGCATTTCCTGAAACACGGTTCGGGATCATCGGGGCGACCGGTGCAATCGGAGGTCGCACCGCAGAAATCCTCAGGTCGCGTGGTCATGAAGCGCTACTTGCCGGGCGCAATCCCGATACGGTCATGGCGGAATCCGGTTGCTTTCGATGGGTCAACGTGCACGATCATGAAGCCATGGACGACTTCGTCGCAGAAACAGACGTGGTGATCAATTGTTCAGGGCCTTCCTGTGAAACCTCGCTTTGCGTACTGAAAACCGCGACCAAGTTCAATCGCCCGCTCGTAGATGTGGGCGAAAACCTGCTGACCATGAACCTCAAACCCCCGATTCCGGTGATTGCTGGGGCAGGGTGCATACCTGGACTTTCCGGCGTGGCGGCAATGGCGGCCGCTGCTGCAGCAACGGCCGGTGGGCACCTGATCTCGGTATATTCGGTGCGCGATATTTTCACTCCCAGTGGTGCCAAAGATTTTCTGCGTGGCATCGACAGAAAGCCCGCGGCAGAAATTATTGCCCTCATGCGAAATCCGAAAAGCTTGATAAATCGCCTGAACAGCTCAGGGGCGTCGGGGTTTCGAGCACTGAATTTTCCCTGTCGGATCGCTCCATATCAGAACGAGGAAACCAAACGCCTCAGCGGCTTCCGGGGGTTTGATGATGCAGAGTGGTACAGTGCATTGGCTGGTGGAGTTGATGCCTCGATCCAGTTGATGAAGATAATCAACCAGTACCACGTCGAGCCTGATGGCGCCACAGACGATTTGATCGCGTTCAGCCGTGAGTCCGTTTCACGATACGGTCGCGGTGTTGATCTCCTGATTGACTTCATCGCAAGAGATGGTCGTCATGCGACAGTGAGCCTTCGCGGAACAGGGCAGAGCGGTTTGTCCGCAACCATGGCGGCGGCGATGGCTGAAATAATCGCAACCACACGAGTGGCGCCCGGCATCTGGACACCTGCTCAGGTAACCGACCCCCGCCAGCTGCTGGCACGAATAAAGGAACTCGCCCCCGCGACGCAGCTGGTCTGCGGCATGGACGAAGATATTCACCAATTCTCTTGCGAGGAGGCCACATGA
- a CDS encoding ABC transporter ATP-binding protein, whose translation MIEFKRVTCRYEGFTRTALTDIDLQISSGEFVLFCGPSGSGKTTAIRLMNGIIPHLQPAEVEGEILLDGQSVSEQPMWRLAQRVGSVFQNPKAGFFNSDVVSEIVFGMENSGIPLDAMTRRLAAVTQDCGVENLLGRSIFELSGGEAQRISIAAALALEPGVLVFDEPSSNLDEMGIGALRALLIRAKSLGQTIIIAEHRLWYLADLVDRAYCFADGRVVEKFDGPGLASLTDDRRQELGLRKLTRPTPPNSDSRPGGNEQALLSVDDLSFRYGRRQVFDNVAFHVAVQETGAIVGPNGSGKTSMVRCLTGLARPSTGTISWQGESVSGRWLRKHACLVMQNVNHQLFAETVRAEVSLGSPATTDTIHAVLANLDLEHLVNRHPRTLSGGQRQRLAIACACLSRRPIAVLDEPTSGLDHHHMTQVAKLLAEQANQERCVVVVTHDPEFIDALGAQQLIWKPQSDERPVDQKTKELR comes from the coding sequence ATGATCGAGTTCAAACGGGTGACGTGCCGCTACGAGGGATTCACCCGCACTGCCCTGACCGACATCGACCTACAAATCTCGTCCGGGGAGTTCGTGCTGTTCTGTGGTCCCAGCGGATCCGGCAAAACCACGGCCATCCGGCTGATGAACGGCATAATCCCACATCTGCAACCCGCCGAGGTTGAAGGAGAGATACTACTGGACGGCCAATCGGTTTCTGAGCAGCCGATGTGGCGTCTCGCCCAACGAGTGGGCAGCGTCTTCCAGAATCCCAAGGCCGGCTTCTTCAACTCTGATGTCGTCAGCGAGATTGTCTTCGGCATGGAGAACAGTGGGATCCCACTCGATGCGATGACTCGCAGGCTCGCTGCTGTCACACAGGACTGTGGAGTTGAGAACCTGTTGGGTCGCAGCATCTTCGAGCTGTCCGGCGGTGAGGCCCAGCGAATCTCCATCGCGGCTGCCCTGGCGTTGGAGCCCGGGGTGCTGGTATTCGACGAGCCGTCGTCCAACCTGGATGAAATGGGGATAGGCGCTCTGCGTGCCCTGCTTATCCGTGCCAAATCCCTGGGCCAAACCATTATCATCGCGGAACACAGACTCTGGTATCTGGCCGACCTGGTAGACCGGGCATACTGCTTCGCCGACGGCAGGGTCGTCGAGAAATTTGACGGCCCCGGCCTGGCCTCCTTGACCGATGACAGAAGGCAGGAACTCGGGCTGCGCAAACTGACTCGCCCCACTCCTCCCAACAGCGATTCTCGACCCGGGGGAAACGAACAGGCGTTGCTCAGCGTCGACGACCTGTCCTTCCGGTACGGTCGGCGCCAAGTTTTCGATAACGTCGCTTTCCATGTGGCGGTGCAGGAAACAGGCGCCATCGTCGGCCCGAATGGATCCGGGAAGACCAGTATGGTGCGCTGCCTCACAGGTTTGGCCCGCCCCTCCACCGGGACAATCAGCTGGCAAGGCGAATCGGTTTCAGGTCGCTGGCTGCGCAAGCACGCCTGCCTGGTCATGCAGAACGTCAATCACCAGCTGTTCGCCGAAACGGTCCGCGCCGAGGTGTCACTGGGTTCTCCGGCCACGACGGATACCATCCACGCGGTGCTGGCGAATCTTGATCTCGAGCACTTGGTAAATCGACATCCACGGACCCTTTCGGGCGGACAACGCCAGCGATTGGCCATCGCTTGTGCCTGTCTGTCCCGGCGCCCCATCGCCGTCCTCGATGAGCCCACGAGCGGACTGGACCACCACCACATGACCCAGGTCGCCAAGCTGCTGGCAGAGCAAGCAAATCAAGAACGATGCGTGGTGGTGGTGACCCACGATCCGGAGTTCATCGATGCTTTGGGAGCCCAGCAACTGATCTGGAAACCACAGTCTGATGAAAGACCGGTGGACCAGAAGACAAAGGAGCTGCGATGA
- a CDS encoding energy-coupling factor transporter transmembrane component T family protein, with the protein MKTARTGLDPRTKIVVLVTVIIVVFSFPGNLVMGITVAGCILLFLIDGLVLQLVGFAAVYLFLTAIQFLLLPRVGATAAMMLAGFVYFKVLMPIALPADYLMRTTSVQEVLAAAKKMRVPEKIRIGFAIIMRYLPVVGQNFRQVRDAMKLRDLRGLGTRVEAVYVPMLINTVQAAEDLSTAACARGIENPGDKTSFVEVGLRIRDFLVITSCLALITAGVLK; encoded by the coding sequence GTGAAGACTGCACGAACGGGACTTGACCCGCGCACAAAAATCGTGGTGCTGGTCACGGTCATCATCGTGGTGTTCTCATTCCCCGGGAACCTCGTCATGGGAATCACGGTCGCGGGATGCATCTTGCTCTTCCTGATCGACGGCTTGGTGCTCCAGCTGGTTGGATTCGCGGCGGTGTATCTGTTTCTTACAGCGATCCAGTTTCTTCTGCTGCCTAGAGTCGGTGCGACGGCGGCCATGATGCTGGCCGGTTTCGTCTACTTCAAGGTGCTGATGCCAATTGCCCTACCCGCTGATTACCTTATGCGAACCACATCTGTGCAGGAGGTGTTGGCGGCGGCCAAAAAAATGCGGGTGCCCGAAAAAATTCGCATCGGATTTGCGATCATCATGCGCTACCTCCCGGTGGTCGGCCAGAACTTTCGTCAAGTCAGGGACGCAATGAAGTTGCGCGATCTGCGCGGCCTTGGGACACGCGTCGAAGCGGTCTACGTTCCCATGCTGATTAACACGGTACAAGCAGCAGAAGATCTGTCGACTGCAGCCTGCGCCCGCGGCATCGAAAACCCCGGTGACAAGACATCCTTCGTGGAGGTTGGCCTGCGAATCCGCGATTTCCTGGTAATCACCAGCTGCCTGGCGCTCATCACGGCGGGTGTCCTGAAATGA
- a CDS encoding MptD family putative ECF transporter S component: MSTSDFPNYFLKERGLTMECKNPTTQKGMMTKDVIMTAALGVLCVAVRMVFMIAGGIAPLIWLGSHFIDAILLGPVFMLLVAKVPKGGAVFLVCLLTGLAFLNSGWPVVVTCIVGGLMCEVILGLGNRTSPSLLTLVITYVVFCLSFIGDFFPLWFLGDQFLGQMLSSGMSGEYVETIRSFINGPAIAVIVISIIVGALVGAFFGHRLMRKHFSAAQVAPEE, encoded by the coding sequence ATGAGCACGAGTGATTTCCCGAATTACTTCCTCAAAGAGCGGGGTTTGACAATGGAGTGCAAGAATCCTACGACCCAAAAGGGCATGATGACGAAAGACGTGATCATGACCGCTGCCCTTGGAGTTTTGTGCGTCGCTGTCAGAATGGTTTTCATGATCGCTGGCGGCATCGCCCCCTTGATTTGGCTCGGATCCCATTTCATCGACGCGATTCTGCTCGGTCCCGTCTTCATGCTGCTCGTCGCCAAGGTGCCGAAGGGTGGCGCGGTTTTCCTGGTGTGCCTACTCACCGGCCTGGCCTTTCTCAACTCCGGATGGCCCGTGGTGGTCACGTGCATAGTTGGCGGGCTGATGTGCGAGGTCATCCTGGGTCTCGGCAACCGGACCTCCCCGTCCCTGCTCACCCTGGTGATCACTTATGTTGTGTTCTGCTTGAGCTTCATCGGAGACTTCTTCCCGCTCTGGTTCCTGGGCGATCAGTTCTTGGGGCAGATGCTCTCCAGTGGGATGAGCGGGGAGTACGTGGAGACCATCAGGTCCTTCATCAATGGCCCCGCGATCGCTGTCATCGTGATTTCAATAATTGTCGGAGCGCTCGTAGGAGCTTTCTTTGGTCACCGCCTCATGAGGAAACATTTCTCTGCGGCCCAGGTGGCGCCGGAAGAGTGA